In one window of Terriglobales bacterium DNA:
- a CDS encoding glycosyltransferase codes for MKLFIFGSSLTSSYWNGAATYYRGIYKNLHALGHDITFAEPDIYGRQRKRDAGDIDYASIRVYQTPSELERMLAQASDADLVVKHSGVGADDEFLERAVLDLQSASTQVAFWDVDAPATLARVEENPGDPFRPLIPAYDFIFTYGGGPPVVDHYLNLRARNCHPIYNGLDPETHHPVAPDPALACDLAFVGHRLPDRERRVEDFFLRAAELAPDLKFILGGEGWQGKPLPDNVRWIGHVATGDHNRINGSARMVLNINRDSMANVGFSPPTRIFEAAGAGACVITDSWPGIDHFFDLRREILVAPSAEGVVRWLRTLSEDDAREIGGAMRLRALRDHSYALRARQVDTILAASRITEMAKAS; via the coding sequence ATGAAACTGTTCATCTTCGGCTCCAGCCTCACTTCTTCTTATTGGAATGGCGCCGCCACTTATTACCGCGGCATCTACAAGAACCTGCACGCGCTCGGGCACGACATTACCTTTGCCGAACCCGATATCTATGGCCGCCAGCGGAAGCGCGATGCCGGCGACATTGATTACGCTAGCATCCGCGTTTACCAGACCCCGTCCGAACTTGAGCGCATGCTCGCTCAGGCCTCCGACGCTGATCTCGTCGTCAAGCACAGCGGCGTCGGCGCCGATGATGAATTCCTGGAGCGCGCGGTTCTCGATCTGCAATCTGCCTCGACCCAAGTCGCTTTTTGGGACGTCGATGCCCCCGCCACTTTGGCTCGCGTCGAGGAAAATCCCGGCGATCCCTTCCGCCCTCTAATCCCCGCCTACGACTTCATCTTCACCTATGGCGGCGGGCCGCCCGTGGTCGATCACTATCTCAACCTGCGGGCGCGCAACTGCCACCCGATTTACAACGGGCTCGACCCCGAGACGCACCATCCCGTCGCACCGGATCCAGCGCTCGCCTGCGACCTGGCGTTCGTCGGACATCGCTTGCCGGATCGCGAGCGGCGTGTCGAAGATTTCTTCCTGCGCGCCGCCGAACTCGCTCCCGACCTCAAGTTCATCCTGGGCGGTGAAGGCTGGCAAGGGAAGCCGCTGCCGGACAACGTGCGTTGGATCGGACACGTCGCCACCGGAGATCACAACCGCATCAATGGTTCAGCGCGCATGGTGCTCAACATCAACCGGGATTCCATGGCCAATGTCGGTTTCTCGCCGCCGACCCGCATCTTTGAGGCGGCCGGCGCGGGCGCTTGCGTCATTACCGATAGCTGGCCCGGCATTGATCACTTCTTCGATCTTCGCCGCGAGATTCTGGTCGCCCCTTCGGCCGAGGGCGTTGTCCGCTGGTTGCGGACTTTGAGCGAAGACGATGCGCGCGAAATCGGTGGGGCCATGCGCCTTCGCGCGCTGCGTGATCATTCCTACGCGCTGCGTGCGCGGCAGGTGGACACCATTTTGGCAGCCTCACGCATCACTGAAATGGCAAAGGCAAGCTAA
- a CDS encoding glycosyltransferase, which translates to MSQSLNIHFFAHSWVSDWNHGNAHFLRGLARQLIRMGHRVTCYEPLGSWSLSNLVRQEGELAISSIDEFRRVYPDLNIQFFNNDAQFAEFAQSHLRNADVVIIHEWTDPIVVNTILGLKQSLGFRALLHDTHHRAYTSAAEILKFRLDLFDGVLAFGEAIRRIYVEGFGVSRGWTFHEAADVDTFRPLPLEKRDDLVWIGNWGDEERTRELQEFLVEPALQLRHRSFVVHGVRYPDAARRNLANAGIDFRGYVPNLSTPAVYGRSRLTLHVPRRQYTNGLSGIPTIRVFEALACGAALLCSPWIDAEGLFRPGEDYVCVADTRAMVAEIEHLLRDEGARRQIADNGLQTIRRRHTCALRAEQLLDIIDELGREGPLR; encoded by the coding sequence ATGAGTCAGTCGCTGAACATTCATTTTTTCGCGCATTCCTGGGTTTCCGACTGGAACCACGGCAATGCCCACTTTCTCCGCGGGCTGGCGCGCCAGTTGATCCGCATGGGCCATCGCGTGACCTGTTATGAGCCGTTGGGTTCCTGGTCCCTGTCCAACCTGGTTCGCCAGGAAGGCGAGCTTGCCATCAGTTCGATCGATGAGTTTCGCCGTGTCTATCCCGATCTCAACATTCAATTCTTCAACAATGACGCCCAATTCGCTGAGTTCGCGCAATCTCACTTGCGCAACGCCGATGTCGTCATCATCCACGAGTGGACCGATCCCATCGTCGTCAACACCATTCTCGGACTCAAGCAGAGCCTCGGTTTTCGCGCGCTGTTGCACGACACTCACCACCGCGCCTATACCAGCGCCGCCGAGATCCTTAAATTCCGCCTCGATCTTTTTGACGGGGTGCTCGCTTTCGGCGAAGCCATCCGCCGCATTTACGTGGAAGGCTTCGGCGTGTCCCGCGGCTGGACGTTTCACGAGGCCGCTGACGTTGACACCTTCAGGCCCCTGCCGCTGGAAAAACGCGATGACCTGGTCTGGATCGGCAATTGGGGCGACGAGGAGCGCACCCGGGAACTGCAGGAATTCCTCGTCGAACCCGCCCTCCAGCTCCGGCACCGCAGTTTCGTGGTCCACGGCGTTCGTTATCCCGACGCCGCCCGCCGCAACCTGGCGAATGCCGGCATCGACTTCCGCGGCTACGTCCCCAATCTCAGCACGCCCGCGGTCTATGGCCGCAGCCGGTTGACCTTGCACGTCCCACGCCGCCAGTACACCAACGGCCTGAGCGGCATCCCCACCATCCGCGTCTTTGAGGCCCTGGCCTGCGGCGCGGCCTTGTTGTGCTCGCCATGGATCGATGCCGAGGGCCTCTTTCGTCCCGGGGAAGATTACGTTTGCGTTGCCGACACCCGTGCCATGGTCGCTGAAATTGAGCACCTTCTGCGCGACGAGGGGGCTCGCCGCCAAATTGCCGACAACGGCCTGCAAACCATTCGCCGCCGCCATACTTGCGCTCTTCGTGCAGAACAGCTCCTGGACATAATCGATGAATTGGGCAGAGAGGGACCACTTCGGTGA
- a CDS encoding glycosyltransferase family 4 protein encodes MHLLVTADTLGGVWTYARELVTGLARRGVRVTLVSLGEIPTAEQCAWMEGLRGLDFRPTAFRLEWMQEAEQDLDSSSEFLLSVIRDAAPDLVHFNQFCYGALPLDIPRVVAAHSDVLSWWVSVHGEEPRHTRWLRWYRDVVTRGVAGATAVVAPSRWMLDAVGAYYVRPAQGTVVYNGRNPGLFNPHGTKDDLVLSVGRLWDSAKQVTLLSQCEQKAPVLIAGSDKHPDEVLRGARPAFPARRRMQFTGEQSENRLSHLYSRASMYAATSRYEPFGLAPLEAAFSRCAIIANDIPTFHEIWGDAACYFRYNDAADLARAIARLQSDRELRLTYANLAYHRARQRYTAERMVDDYMNLYESLVPTGAAVA; translated from the coding sequence ATGCACCTGCTAGTCACCGCCGATACGCTCGGTGGAGTCTGGACTTACGCTCGTGAGTTAGTGACCGGTCTGGCGCGCCGGGGCGTGCGTGTCACCCTCGTCAGCCTCGGCGAAATTCCCACCGCCGAGCAATGCGCCTGGATGGAAGGCCTGCGCGGCCTCGACTTCCGCCCCACCGCGTTTCGCCTGGAATGGATGCAGGAAGCCGAGCAGGACCTGGACAGCTCGTCCGAGTTTTTGCTCTCCGTGATTCGCGATGCGGCGCCCGACCTCGTCCACTTCAACCAGTTCTGCTACGGCGCGCTCCCGCTCGACATCCCCCGCGTGGTTGCCGCCCACAGTGACGTGCTCAGCTGGTGGGTCAGCGTGCACGGCGAGGAGCCCCGCCATACCAGGTGGCTACGCTGGTACCGCGATGTTGTTACTCGCGGCGTTGCCGGCGCCACCGCCGTCGTTGCCCCGTCGCGCTGGATGCTGGACGCTGTGGGCGCGTACTATGTCCGCCCGGCGCAGGGCACGGTGGTTTACAACGGCCGCAATCCCGGCCTCTTCAACCCCCACGGCACAAAGGATGACCTCGTCCTCTCGGTCGGACGTCTGTGGGATTCGGCAAAGCAGGTCACGCTGCTCAGCCAGTGCGAGCAAAAGGCTCCCGTGCTCATCGCCGGCTCCGACAAGCATCCCGACGAAGTCCTGCGGGGAGCGCGTCCCGCGTTTCCTGCGCGCCGCCGCATGCAGTTCACGGGCGAGCAGTCCGAAAACCGGCTTTCACATCTCTACAGCCGCGCTTCCATGTACGCCGCCACCTCCCGCTACGAGCCGTTCGGACTCGCGCCCCTGGAGGCCGCCTTCTCCCGTTGCGCCATCATCGCCAACGATATTCCCACGTTCCATGAAATCTGGGGCGATGCCGCCTGCTACTTCCGTTATAACGACGCCGCCGATCTCGCGCGCGCCATCGCACGCCTGCAAAGCGATCGCGAGCTGCGGCTCACCTACGCCAATCTTGCGTATCACCGCGCCCGCCAGCGCTATACCGCCGAGCGCATGGTCGACGACTACATGAATCTGTACGAATCCCTGGTACCGACTGGAGCAGCCGTCGCATGA
- a CDS encoding TIGR04295 family B12-binding domain-containing radical SAM protein, whose amino-acid sequence MKFALVNPNWDFTGSTYFGCRDPHYPLELLFAADQIRQAGHEPLLVDAQADILNTTETRRRIDAFAPDFLVIPTAPSYLFWRCPPPEVRVPKEWFAALGSKAVKVAVGPHTSATPLPAMRKMDVQVGMRGEIDITLSQLASQPWQTIDGCCWRDDHGDHFSPTLGVADMKALRALDFHDYDVAQHRHRHHVFSGEGCGAELEFARGCPWSCNFCNKTLFRNKFRERDVDQVLLEIDRLIARGVDYVYFIDEIFGVGKNVRTLLEGIAERELSIGFQSRIDLWDEDSLDLLGRAHCISMECGIESITDHGRDQLNKGCRMSTERLTELLVYARQRIPWVQANLILTEHDDKNEIRRWQEHLKSQGVWVSEPVPMFPFPGTPLYAQMFGPPDDQAWERAHHYYTSAFSAKGFSDIQEQKPASIEDLECTC is encoded by the coding sequence ATGAAGTTTGCCCTTGTCAATCCCAACTGGGACTTCACAGGCTCCACTTATTTTGGCTGCCGCGATCCGCACTATCCGCTCGAGTTGCTCTTCGCCGCCGACCAGATTCGCCAAGCCGGACACGAGCCTTTGTTGGTTGACGCCCAGGCGGACATTCTGAACACCACCGAAACCAGGCGCCGCATCGACGCCTTCGCTCCCGATTTCCTCGTTATCCCGACCGCGCCTTCGTATCTGTTCTGGCGCTGTCCGCCCCCGGAAGTTCGTGTTCCGAAGGAGTGGTTCGCCGCTCTTGGCAGTAAAGCCGTTAAGGTCGCCGTTGGACCCCACACCTCCGCCACCCCGCTTCCCGCCATGCGCAAAATGGACGTGCAGGTTGGCATGCGCGGCGAAATCGACATCACCTTGTCGCAACTTGCCTCGCAACCGTGGCAAACCATTGACGGCTGCTGCTGGCGCGATGATCACGGAGACCATTTTTCTCCCACCCTTGGGGTCGCGGACATGAAGGCGCTGCGGGCGCTTGACTTTCATGACTACGACGTCGCGCAGCACCGCCACCGCCACCACGTTTTCTCCGGGGAAGGGTGCGGCGCCGAGCTCGAATTCGCGCGCGGCTGCCCATGGTCCTGCAATTTCTGCAATAAGACATTATTCCGCAATAAGTTCCGCGAACGCGACGTGGACCAGGTCCTGCTCGAAATCGACCGCCTGATCGCCCGCGGCGTGGACTACGTTTACTTCATCGACGAGATTTTTGGCGTCGGAAAGAACGTGCGCACGTTGCTGGAAGGCATCGCGGAGCGGGAACTCAGCATCGGTTTTCAGAGTAGGATTGATCTTTGGGACGAGGATAGCCTGGACCTGCTCGGCCGCGCCCACTGCATCTCCATGGAGTGTGGCATCGAGTCGATTACCGACCACGGCCGCGATCAACTGAACAAGGGCTGCCGCATGAGCACGGAACGCTTGACCGAACTGCTGGTCTACGCGCGGCAGCGCATCCCGTGGGTGCAGGCCAACCTCATTCTGACCGAGCACGACGACAAGAACGAGATCCGCCGCTGGCAGGAGCACCTGAAGTCGCAAGGCGTCTGGGTCAGTGAGCCCGTGCCCATGTTTCCGTTTCCGGGCACGCCGCTGTACGCGCAAATGTTTGGCCCGCCCGACGACCAGGCCTGGGAACGCGCGCACCATTACTACACCTCCGCGTTCTCCGCGAAAGGCTTCAGCGACATCCAGGAACAGAAGCCGGCGTCGATTGAGGATCTGGAATGCACCTGCTAG
- a CDS encoding GDP-mannose 4,6-dehydratase, whose product MKKTDRFRSVVIFGGAGFIGSNLAHKLLETTDAKVQIFDNLSRPGVRNNLHALQKAAGNSGRLQITIGDVRDAAMVDRVVRYATEIYHCAAQVAVTTSVSDPRLDFDVNLLGTFNVLEAARKHGRRPFMLFTSTNKVYGEMASRQVVRQATRYAYRNSQGISEAEPLDFHSPYGCSKGAADQYVRDYSRIYGIPTVVFRMSCIAGARQFGTENQGWVAHFLYSALQGIPLTIYGDGRQVRDVLSVDDLVRAFDAVRDNLPLTAGQIYNVGGGPANTISLLELMALIADITGTRVEYETAERRPGDQLIYVTDCGKLHRDTGWEPRLSVRQTLQSVFNWWKRNRDLFQPAEQPERAAANLLELPGAA is encoded by the coding sequence ATGAAGAAAACAGATCGTTTCCGATCTGTCGTCATCTTCGGGGGGGCCGGCTTCATCGGGTCGAATCTGGCCCATAAGCTGCTCGAGACGACAGACGCGAAAGTACAAATCTTCGACAACCTCTCTCGCCCCGGTGTGCGCAACAACCTGCACGCCTTGCAAAAAGCGGCCGGGAATTCCGGGCGCCTGCAGATCACCATCGGCGACGTTCGCGATGCCGCCATGGTCGATCGCGTCGTCCGTTACGCCACCGAGATCTATCATTGCGCCGCGCAGGTTGCGGTCACCACCTCGGTTAGCGATCCCCGCCTCGACTTCGACGTCAACCTGCTGGGCACCTTCAACGTGCTGGAAGCGGCGCGCAAGCACGGTCGGCGTCCTTTCATGCTTTTCACCTCCACCAACAAGGTGTACGGCGAAATGGCCTCGCGCCAGGTCGTTCGCCAGGCCACGCGCTACGCCTACCGGAACTCCCAGGGCATTTCCGAAGCGGAGCCGCTCGATTTCCACTCCCCGTACGGCTGCTCCAAGGGCGCCGCCGACCAGTACGTTCGCGACTACTCCCGCATCTACGGCATTCCGACCGTCGTTTTCCGCATGTCGTGCATTGCCGGCGCGCGCCAGTTTGGCACTGAAAACCAGGGCTGGGTCGCGCATTTCCTGTACTCGGCATTGCAAGGAATTCCATTGACCATCTACGGTGACGGACGCCAGGTCCGCGATGTGCTGTCCGTCGATGATCTCGTCCGCGCCTTCGATGCGGTTCGCGACAACCTGCCTCTCACGGCCGGGCAAATCTACAACGTGGGCGGCGGGCCGGCGAACACCATTTCTTTGCTGGAACTGATGGCACTCATCGCGGACATCACCGGCACGCGCGTCGAATACGAAACCGCCGAGCGCCGTCCCGGCGACCAGCTCATCTACGTCACCGATTGCGGCAAGCTCCACCGCGATACCGGCTGGGAGCCGCGCTTGAGCGTACGTCAGACTTTGCAGAGCGTCTTTAACTGGTGGAAGCGCAATCGCGACCTGTTCCAGCCGGCCGAGCAGCCGGAGCGCGCCGCCGCCAACCTGCTGGAACTTCCGGGGGCGGCATGA